In one window of Bradyrhizobium diazoefficiens DNA:
- a CDS encoding IclR family transcriptional regulator: MLRLAASLEAGGFLVRGPDRLFRPDRSCGGSTRSIKGGLDLDEVIRPALRRLVEATGETASFYVADGDERICLYRVNSPRSVRHHLEEGQRLPIDRGAAGRVLTAYRESCDPAGKKIRDRGFYVSIGERDLEAAAAAVPLVDVHGKLRGALSLSAIRTRFDADARKTQSML, encoded by the coding sequence GTGCTGCGGCTGGCCGCTTCGCTGGAAGCCGGCGGTTTCCTGGTTCGGGGCCCGGACCGGTTGTTTCGGCCGGACCGGAGCTGTGGCGGCTCGACGCGCTCTATCAAAGGCGGCCTGGACCTCGATGAAGTGATCCGGCCGGCGCTCCGCCGACTGGTCGAAGCAACCGGGGAAACCGCGTCCTTCTATGTCGCGGATGGCGATGAACGCATCTGTCTTTACCGCGTCAATTCTCCACGTTCGGTTCGACACCACCTTGAAGAGGGTCAGCGGTTGCCTATCGATCGCGGCGCCGCCGGCCGGGTTCTCACCGCCTACCGCGAGTCATGTGATCCGGCGGGGAAGAAGATCCGCGATCGCGGCTTTTACGTTTCGATCGGCGAGCGGGATCTAGAGGCTGCTGCTGCAGCCGTGCCCTTGGTCGACGTGCATGGCAAACTGAGGGGAGCCCTCTCACTGTCAGCGATCAGAACGCGATTCGATGCTGACGCGCGTAAGACCCAGTCGATGCTCTGA
- a CDS encoding nucleotidyl transferase AbiEii/AbiGii toxin family protein: MSDKFLNLSDSNSGRPAHLLEKDVWVVWCLNALFSSPLGEHLVFKGGTSLSKVYGAIRRFSEDVDLTYDIRAIAPDLVKTGESNPVPQTRSQGKKWSDQVRERLPVWVKQEALAVINQNLENDNLTAKAEADGDKIFVRYAPLETGNGYVSSAVMLEFGARSTGEPSALHDVVCDAAQYLETLDFPTARPKTMKAERTFWEKATAIHVFCVQGKLRGERFARHWYDLVRLDDAGIADAALKDRKLAETVAEHKTWFFSEKDRAGTTIDYHKVVNGALRLVPKGETRAVLERDYQHMVEDGLLLDEPQTFGALMQRCAEIESRANKPA, from the coding sequence GTGTCTGACAAGTTCTTAAATCTATCTGACTCCAATTCAGGACGCCCCGCGCACCTTCTTGAGAAAGACGTCTGGGTTGTTTGGTGCTTGAACGCACTTTTTTCGTCTCCACTGGGAGAGCACCTCGTTTTCAAGGGCGGAACGTCCCTTTCCAAAGTGTATGGCGCAATTCGCCGCTTCTCAGAAGACGTCGACCTTACCTACGATATTCGGGCAATAGCCCCTGATCTCGTGAAAACAGGCGAGAGCAACCCCGTCCCCCAGACTCGCAGTCAGGGCAAAAAATGGAGCGACCAGGTCCGAGAGCGACTTCCAGTCTGGGTGAAACAAGAGGCGCTTGCCGTTATCAATCAGAATCTGGAAAACGACAACCTGACTGCAAAGGCGGAAGCCGACGGTGACAAAATCTTCGTCAGATACGCTCCGTTGGAGACAGGCAACGGCTATGTGAGCTCCGCCGTCATGCTTGAATTCGGCGCAAGATCCACAGGTGAGCCGAGCGCGCTTCATGACGTGGTTTGCGACGCCGCCCAGTATCTTGAAACTCTCGATTTTCCTACTGCCAGGCCGAAAACCATGAAAGCGGAGCGCACCTTCTGGGAGAAGGCGACCGCGATCCATGTTTTTTGCGTCCAGGGCAAATTGCGAGGCGAGCGTTTTGCTCGCCACTGGTACGATCTCGTGAGGCTCGATGATGCGGGGATCGCGGACGCTGCATTGAAAGACCGAAAGCTGGCTGAAACCGTGGCAGAGCATAAAACATGGTTCTTCTCCGAAAAGGACCGTGCCGGTACGACGATTGACTATCACAAGGTAGTCAATGGTGCGTTGAGGCTCGTCCCGAAAGGCGAAACGCGAGCCGTTCTGGAACGGGACTATCAACACATGGTCGAAGATGGGCTTTTGCTGGACGAACCACAGACCTTTGGAGCGCTCATGCAACGGTGTGCTGAGATCGAAAGCCGGGCGAACAAACCAGCCTGA
- a CDS encoding DUF6088 family protein, with translation MPPLGNRILEFTKELPEGAPIAAKAFLHLGKRAAVDQALSRLAERGKLLRARRGVYLRPVESRFGVRAPSVEKVVEEANARSGETIVSSGAAAANHLGLTTQVPVRQVYLTSGPSRELHLGKQVVQFKHAPRWQLTLANRRAGEVVRALAWVGPQTAERALRSVSQKLTPTEVSELKSVASSLPTWLAKPVSELRV, from the coding sequence ATGCCCCCCCTAGGCAACCGGATTTTGGAATTCACCAAAGAACTGCCCGAAGGCGCACCCATTGCTGCCAAGGCCTTTTTGCACCTTGGAAAGCGTGCTGCCGTCGATCAGGCCCTTTCGCGTCTTGCCGAGCGAGGAAAACTCCTGCGCGCGAGGCGAGGGGTATATCTGCGTCCGGTCGAAAGCCGTTTCGGGGTTAGAGCTCCGTCGGTGGAAAAGGTCGTTGAGGAGGCCAATGCACGTAGCGGTGAAACCATCGTCTCCAGCGGCGCGGCGGCGGCCAACCACCTTGGTTTGACAACGCAGGTACCTGTTCGTCAGGTTTATCTGACCTCCGGTCCTTCGCGCGAACTCCACCTCGGCAAGCAAGTTGTCCAGTTCAAGCATGCGCCACGTTGGCAGCTTACCCTGGCCAATCGTCGTGCAGGTGAGGTGGTGCGTGCGCTTGCATGGGTCGGTCCCCAGACGGCAGAACGTGCATTGCGGTCCGTCAGTCAGAAACTGACTCCAACCGAAGTGAGTGAACTTAAGTCCGTGGCTTCTTCGTTGCCGACTTGGCTTGCCAAACCGGTAAGCGAACTGCGTGTCTGA
- a CDS encoding 4-carboxy-4-hydroxy-2-oxoadipate aldolase/oxaloacetate decarboxylase, with protein sequence MVHVIRTFDRPAAELVERIKKFPPSTLHEAQGRLGALISRIKPIYSGMRACGPALTVSCHPGDNMMLITAISLAKPGDVLVVSAGDHPEQGGFGEVLATACVAKGIVGLVTDAGVRDGLAVRDTGFSVFSYGLCMKGTVKETLGTINQPIVIGGITVRPGDIVSADDDGVVIVPKENIADVCVKSAAREEKEAGIMKALKAGGNILELSGIGKVLESKGCTFA encoded by the coding sequence ATGGTGCATGTGATCAGGACATTCGATCGGCCCGCCGCCGAGCTTGTCGAGCGCATCAAGAAGTTTCCTCCGTCCACCCTTCACGAGGCGCAGGGGCGATTGGGTGCGCTGATTTCCCGCATCAAGCCGATCTATTCCGGGATGCGCGCCTGCGGACCGGCGCTGACGGTGAGTTGCCATCCAGGGGACAACATGATGTTGATCACGGCGATTTCGCTGGCCAAGCCGGGCGACGTGCTCGTGGTGAGCGCGGGCGATCATCCCGAGCAGGGCGGCTTTGGCGAGGTGCTGGCGACGGCCTGCGTCGCCAAGGGCATCGTCGGGCTGGTCACTGATGCCGGCGTTCGCGATGGCCTTGCGGTGCGCGACACCGGCTTCAGCGTCTTCTCCTACGGCCTCTGCATGAAGGGCACTGTTAAAGAGACGCTTGGCACCATCAATCAGCCAATCGTCATCGGCGGGATTACGGTTCGTCCCGGCGATATCGTCAGTGCCGACGACGACGGTGTGGTGATCGTGCCCAAGGAGAACATTGCCGACGTTTGCGTCAAGTCGGCGGCGCGCGAGGAGAAGGAGGCCGGCATCATGAAGGCACTCAAGGCCGGCGGTAACATCCTCGAACTCTCCGGCATCGGCAAGGTGCTGGAGTCCAAGGGCTGCACCTTCGCCTGA
- a CDS encoding LysR substrate-binding domain-containing protein: MDTKRLEAFIKVVDLGSMTSAAKVLNVAQPALSQHIASLEADFKCKLLDRSARGVKPTEAGRILYRYAKSIQRQIEEARRTILDSKPELTGNVTIGLAPLSSAALLATPLLMQVRERYPGIVPHIYDSSGVMLSEMILKGSMDMAVLYGERPVTGLDYKPLMREYFYLVVPRSMYPEQMPAEEVSATEVAQFDLLLPYRESFLRQTVERVCAEVGLRPRIVAEIHSQSTLSSAIAAGVGAAVLPISIAKELPNVDELCIRRINAPSAWQQMSLCISDSAALSDAAFAVYKILLEIIVKTWGPPDLHLAPATIATGGSTSPLDRPKDEP; the protein is encoded by the coding sequence TTGGATACGAAACGTTTGGAGGCCTTCATCAAGGTTGTGGATCTCGGCAGCATGACGAGCGCGGCCAAGGTGCTGAATGTCGCGCAGCCGGCGCTGAGTCAGCATATCGCGAGCCTGGAGGCGGACTTCAAGTGCAAGCTGCTCGATCGCAGTGCCCGCGGGGTCAAGCCCACCGAAGCAGGACGAATCCTCTACCGCTATGCCAAGTCGATCCAGCGGCAGATCGAAGAGGCCAGGCGCACCATTCTGGACAGCAAGCCGGAACTAACCGGCAATGTCACAATCGGTCTGGCCCCGCTCAGCTCGGCGGCGTTGCTCGCGACCCCGCTACTGATGCAGGTGCGTGAACGCTATCCCGGCATCGTGCCGCACATCTACGACAGCTCCGGGGTCATGCTCAGCGAGATGATCCTGAAGGGGAGCATGGATATGGCTGTCCTCTACGGCGAACGCCCGGTGACCGGTCTCGACTACAAGCCGCTGATGCGCGAGTACTTTTATCTTGTCGTGCCCCGCAGCATGTATCCGGAGCAGATGCCTGCAGAGGAAGTATCGGCGACGGAGGTCGCGCAATTCGACCTGCTTCTTCCCTATCGGGAATCCTTCCTGCGACAAACGGTCGAGCGCGTCTGCGCCGAGGTGGGACTCCGCCCGCGCATCGTTGCCGAGATCCATTCCCAATCGACTCTATCTTCGGCGATTGCAGCCGGAGTAGGGGCGGCAGTGCTGCCCATCTCGATCGCAAAGGAACTGCCGAACGTCGACGAACTCTGCATTCGGCGGATCAATGCGCCGTCGGCCTGGCAACAGATGTCGCTGTGCATTTCAGATAGCGCTGCGTTGTCCGATGCCGCATTCGCCGTCTACAAGATATTGCTTGAGATCATCGTCAAGACCTGGGGGCCGCCGGATCTCCATCTCGCCCCGGCGACCATCGCCACGGGGGGCTCAACGTCGCCTTTGGACCGGCCGAAGGACGAGCCATAA
- a CDS encoding SDR family oxidoreductase, with protein sequence MGFSDYRTALVTGASSGIGAATVRRLSAEGLQVHAVARDAARLSALAAETGCQPCAVDISDLDALDALAKSAEFDVLINNAGQSRRGNILDTRPEDIDALIDVNLRAVLHLTRLVVRGMASRDRGHIVNISSIAGHYAFAGGNTVYHATKAGIHSLSQQLRVDLYGTRVRVTEISPARVETEVFGRLLGDLAEAKRRFFDDYDALQPEDIANSIAFAIGSPARMNVAFMEVLPTQQVVGGLNFAQKSRPPAE encoded by the coding sequence ATGGGATTTTCGGATTATCGAACGGCCTTGGTGACGGGCGCGTCCTCTGGGATTGGGGCCGCGACGGTTCGGCGCCTGAGCGCGGAAGGGCTCCAGGTTCACGCCGTGGCCCGCGACGCCGCTCGCTTGAGCGCCTTGGCCGCGGAGACCGGATGCCAGCCCTGCGCCGTCGATATCAGCGATCTCGACGCGCTTGATGCGCTTGCGAAGTCGGCCGAGTTCGATGTCCTCATCAACAATGCCGGCCAGTCCCGGCGCGGCAACATCCTGGATACCAGGCCGGAGGATATTGACGCGCTCATCGACGTTAATCTGCGCGCGGTCCTGCACCTGACGCGCCTCGTCGTGCGGGGCATGGCAAGTCGCGACCGCGGCCATATCGTCAACATCTCTTCGATTGCCGGCCATTACGCCTTCGCCGGCGGCAATACCGTGTATCACGCCACAAAAGCCGGCATTCACTCCCTGTCGCAGCAATTGCGCGTTGATCTCTACGGAACCAGGGTTCGCGTCACCGAGATATCGCCGGCACGGGTCGAGACCGAAGTGTTCGGACGGCTGCTGGGCGATCTGGCTGAAGCCAAGCGCCGCTTCTTCGATGATTATGATGCTCTCCAGCCCGAAGATATCGCCAATTCGATCGCATTTGCGATTGGATCGCCGGCGCGCATGAACGTAGCCTTCATGGAGGTCCTGCCGACCCAGCAAGTCGTCGGCGGCCTCAATTTCGCGCAGAAGAGCAGGCCGCCGGCTGAGTAA
- a CDS encoding acetyl-CoA carboxylase biotin carboxyl carrier protein subunit yields the protein MDFAKIEQLVDLVARSSIAELDLTQDGTRIRILKRPAAEAPPAPARPAGGSDPQTPSANHAPGGPADIVVSAPMHGVFYRSAAPDEPPLVEVGARIEAGQKICTIEAMKAFIDIAAETSGVVLAIFAENGDEIAAGQALFRIGPAGSS from the coding sequence GTGGATTTCGCCAAGATCGAACAACTCGTGGATCTGGTTGCCCGCTCCTCCATCGCGGAGCTGGATCTGACGCAAGACGGAACCCGCATCCGCATCCTCAAGCGCCCGGCTGCGGAAGCGCCGCCGGCCCCGGCTCGTCCTGCCGGCGGAAGCGATCCGCAAACTCCCTCCGCCAATCATGCGCCCGGCGGCCCCGCCGATATCGTCGTCTCCGCGCCGATGCACGGCGTGTTCTACCGGTCTGCAGCGCCGGACGAGCCCCCGCTGGTCGAGGTCGGCGCGAGGATCGAGGCCGGGCAAAAGATATGCACGATCGAAGCGATGAAGGCCTTCATCGATATCGCCGCCGAGACGTCCGGTGTCGTGCTTGCGATCTTTGCCGAGAATGGTGACGAGATCGCAGCGGGGCAAGCGCTGTTCCGGATCGGTCCTGCGGGTTCATCCTGA
- the accC gene encoding acetyl-CoA carboxylase biotin carboxylase subunit, with amino-acid sequence MFDKVLIANRGEIALRIQRACRAMGLKTVVIHSEADSDARYVALADQALCIGPAPAHSTYLNVAAILLAAEVSGAQAIHPGYGFLSESAEFADRVARASLTFIGPPAECIRTMGDKVAAKRAMRLAGVPCVPGPDSALPDDPAEVRAIARDIGYPVIIKAAGGGGGRGMRIVRKEEALDEALALTRAEAGKAFGNAAVYIEKFLEKPRHIEIQVLCDQHDNHLWLGDRDCSLQRRNQKVVEEAPAPGIDRALIQQVGASCVEACRRIGYRGAGTFEFLYENGQFFFIEMNTRVQVEHPVTEMTTGIDIVKEQIRIARGEHLGIAQGDIAPVGHAVEFRINAEDPATFTPSPGTVTRWDVPGGIGIRVDSHITAGAAVPRHYDSLVGKLIAHGSTRDEALARARVALSELRAEGIRTNVPLHQAILSDPTFCRGGFDIHHLEHWMNAKVAAQ; translated from the coding sequence ATGTTCGACAAGGTCCTGATCGCCAACCGCGGCGAGATCGCGCTCCGTATCCAGCGCGCCTGTCGGGCCATGGGTCTCAAGACGGTCGTCATTCACTCGGAAGCAGACAGCGACGCCCGCTATGTCGCGCTCGCCGATCAGGCGCTCTGCATCGGACCGGCTCCGGCGCACAGCACCTATCTCAACGTGGCGGCGATCCTGCTCGCGGCCGAGGTCAGCGGCGCCCAGGCGATCCACCCAGGATACGGGTTTCTCTCGGAAAGCGCGGAGTTCGCCGATCGGGTCGCGCGCGCCAGTCTCACCTTCATCGGCCCTCCCGCGGAATGCATCCGGACCATGGGCGACAAGGTTGCCGCCAAGCGCGCGATGCGGCTGGCGGGTGTGCCTTGCGTACCCGGCCCGGACAGCGCCCTGCCGGATGATCCGGCGGAGGTGCGCGCGATCGCGCGGGACATCGGATATCCCGTGATCATCAAGGCCGCCGGCGGTGGCGGCGGCCGCGGCATGCGGATCGTGCGCAAGGAAGAGGCGCTGGACGAGGCGCTTGCGCTGACGCGCGCGGAAGCCGGCAAGGCCTTCGGAAACGCTGCGGTCTATATCGAGAAATTCCTCGAGAAGCCGCGCCATATCGAGATTCAGGTGCTGTGCGATCAGCACGACAACCATCTCTGGCTCGGCGACCGCGACTGCTCGCTCCAGCGCAGGAACCAGAAGGTCGTCGAGGAAGCTCCCGCGCCGGGCATCGATCGCGCCCTGATCCAGCAGGTCGGCGCGAGCTGCGTCGAAGCCTGCCGGCGGATCGGCTATCGCGGCGCCGGCACGTTCGAGTTCCTCTACGAGAACGGGCAGTTCTTCTTCATCGAGATGAACACGCGCGTCCAGGTGGAGCATCCCGTCACCGAGATGACGACGGGTATCGACATCGTCAAGGAACAGATTCGAATTGCGCGTGGCGAGCACCTCGGGATCGCGCAAGGCGACATCGCGCCTGTCGGCCATGCCGTCGAATTCCGCATCAATGCCGAAGACCCCGCCACCTTCACGCCCTCGCCCGGCACGGTGACGCGCTGGGACGTGCCCGGCGGCATCGGCATTCGCGTCGACTCCCATATCACGGCGGGCGCCGCCGTACCGCGTCACTATGACTCCCTGGTCGGCAAGCTGATCGCCCATGGCAGCACCCGCGACGAGGCCCTGGCCCGCGCGCGCGTCGCCTTGTCCGAACTGCGCGCCGAAGGCATCCGGACCAACGTGCCCTTGCACCAGGCGATCCTTTCGGACCCGACGTTCTGCCGTGGCGGCTTCGATATCCACCATCTCGAACACTGGATGAATGCGAAGGTGGCCGCACAATGA
- the pxpB gene encoding 5-oxoprolinase subunit PxpB, with translation MTVPDRPRISLLGTSALLFEAPGAFDLPHQRRIWALAATASKWPDIREAVPGITNLMLTFATPPRQLDALIAALNDGWETAEGLAIGGREITLPVTYGGEIGSQLQSVADHCSLSIDDVVAIHAAPLYTVFALGSHPGYCYLGGMDPRITMPRRQTPLQRSAGGSVSIGGSQTGVSASPGPSGWHAIGHTSWTFFDPSWPTPAALVPGDTIRFEIERVIR, from the coding sequence ATGACGGTGCCCGACCGGCCGCGGATCAGCCTGCTCGGCACATCGGCTCTCCTGTTCGAGGCCCCCGGGGCGTTCGACCTGCCGCACCAGCGACGCATCTGGGCACTGGCCGCCACGGCATCGAAATGGCCTGACATTCGCGAAGCCGTTCCAGGCATCACCAACCTGATGCTGACCTTCGCAACGCCTCCTCGCCAACTCGACGCCCTGATCGCCGCTCTCAACGACGGCTGGGAGACGGCGGAAGGCCTCGCCATTGGCGGCCGCGAGATCACGCTGCCGGTCACCTATGGCGGGGAGATCGGATCGCAGCTCCAGTCCGTCGCCGATCATTGCAGCCTGTCCATCGATGACGTCGTGGCCATCCATGCCGCGCCGCTCTACACGGTGTTCGCACTGGGTAGCCATCCCGGCTATTGCTACCTCGGCGGCATGGATCCGCGCATCACTATGCCGCGACGACAGACACCGCTGCAACGCTCCGCTGGCGGCTCGGTTTCGATCGGCGGGTCGCAGACCGGCGTCTCCGCCTCTCCCGGCCCCAGCGGCTGGCACGCTATCGGACACACGAGCTGGACTTTCTTCGACCCATCCTGGCCGACACCAGCCGCGCTCGTGCCGGGCGATACGATCCGTTTCGAGATCGAGCGGGTGATCCGTTGA
- a CDS encoding biotin-dependent carboxyltransferase family protein, translating to MIEILSVTGPASIQDLGRFDQYRFGVGTSGAMDDVALRAGNILLGNDENAAAVEIPMMPFRLRFDRNTAFALTGAAVEAEIAGRAIPPWWRSYARAGDILNIKAMSHGARSYLAVSGGIDVPMVMGSRSTQFRGEFGGLHGRPLQVGDILPCAASAAAIGELGIEPAGITLARPNAAADETIVRVIVAGEYEAFDATAQDLFWSSSWTITPQSNRYGYRLQGPAVQPKASLEKRSHGIVPGVIQIPPNGQPIIQMRDAQTSGGYPKIATVIGADLWRVGQARLGGKLRFEQTAYTDALAAEREMSAYLDRLRANMRLIEEARTCR from the coding sequence TTGATCGAGATCCTGTCAGTCACGGGTCCGGCCAGCATCCAGGATCTCGGGCGCTTCGACCAGTACCGCTTCGGGGTTGGCACCTCGGGTGCGATGGACGATGTCGCGCTGCGCGCCGGCAACATCCTGCTCGGCAATGACGAGAATGCCGCCGCCGTCGAAATCCCGATGATGCCGTTCAGGCTCCGCTTCGATCGGAACACGGCTTTTGCGCTCACCGGCGCCGCCGTCGAGGCCGAGATCGCAGGACGCGCCATTCCGCCGTGGTGGCGCTCGTACGCGCGCGCCGGAGATATTCTGAACATCAAGGCGATGTCTCACGGCGCACGAAGCTATCTGGCCGTCAGCGGCGGCATCGACGTGCCGATGGTGATGGGCTCGCGCAGCACACAGTTTCGCGGCGAGTTCGGCGGCTTGCACGGACGGCCGCTGCAGGTGGGCGACATCCTGCCCTGCGCTGCGTCCGCTGCGGCCATTGGCGAGCTCGGGATCGAGCCCGCCGGCATCACGCTGGCACGGCCGAACGCTGCTGCGGACGAGACCATCGTCAGGGTCATCGTTGCCGGTGAATATGAGGCGTTCGACGCCACGGCGCAGGACTTGTTCTGGTCCAGCAGCTGGACGATCACGCCTCAAAGCAATCGCTATGGTTACCGCCTGCAAGGCCCCGCGGTGCAGCCGAAAGCGTCGCTCGAAAAGCGCTCGCACGGCATCGTTCCGGGTGTCATCCAGATTCCCCCCAACGGGCAGCCCATCATTCAGATGCGAGACGCGCAGACATCCGGCGGCTATCCGAAGATCGCGACCGTCATCGGGGCCGACCTGTGGCGCGTCGGGCAGGCGCGGCTCGGCGGTAAGCTGCGGTTCGAACAGACCGCCTACACCGATGCTCTTGCAGCCGAACGCGAGATGTCGGCCTATCTCGACCGGCTGCGGGCCAATATGCGTCTTATCGAGGAGGCCCGAACATGCCGATAG
- a CDS encoding acetyl-CoA carboxylase biotin carboxyl carrier protein subunit — protein MPIETTDIARLVQILENSGVDSIEIEEPGLTLKLVVDTRLRTAASASPAAATAPAADHFVMAKADVAGHFRAAHPWHDKPFVAPGQRIEAGATLGLVKIGLLYAPVLAPTAGIVDAVIAETGAMVGYGTPIVRILPLAPGNPLN, from the coding sequence ATGCCGATAGAGACAACCGATATCGCGCGCCTGGTGCAGATCCTCGAAAACTCCGGCGTCGACTCGATCGAGATCGAGGAGCCGGGACTGACCCTGAAGCTCGTTGTGGACACAAGGCTCCGCACGGCAGCCTCTGCATCGCCTGCGGCCGCAACCGCCCCTGCCGCCGATCATTTCGTCATGGCGAAAGCCGATGTCGCGGGACATTTCCGTGCGGCCCATCCCTGGCACGACAAGCCGTTCGTCGCGCCCGGCCAGCGCATCGAGGCGGGCGCGACGCTCGGCCTGGTGAAGATCGGGCTATTGTATGCACCCGTCCTTGCGCCCACCGCGGGCATCGTCGATGCCGTGATTGCGGAAACCGGCGCCATGGTCGGCTACGGCACTCCGATCGTGCGCATCCTTCCGCTCGCGCCAGGCAACCCGCTCAATTGA
- a CDS encoding LamB/YcsF family protein: MKVGINSDMGEGFGNYRICDDEALMGIVSSANVACGFHAGDPMIMDRMVRLAKQKGVEVGAHPGLPDLLGFGRRVIQMDAAELEKHMVYQIGALQAIAANAGHRVTHVSFHAAMGNMVNADPGMADVVARAIATINRDFIVFSQPDAEIVRAAREVGLRVLTLFLADRAYDENAHLVSRKLPNSVITSQEAVAERVKRFLDSGTVKTIEGKSIKIEARSILIHSDTPGSVDLARTVRRVIERGGGEVTPATVLLN; this comes from the coding sequence ATGAAAGTCGGCATCAATTCGGACATGGGCGAGGGCTTCGGCAATTATCGCATCTGCGATGACGAGGCGCTGATGGGCATCGTCTCGTCCGCCAACGTGGCGTGCGGCTTCCACGCCGGGGATCCCATGATCATGGATCGCATGGTCCGCTTGGCAAAGCAGAAGGGAGTTGAGGTCGGTGCCCATCCGGGCCTGCCCGACCTGCTCGGATTTGGCCGCCGCGTGATCCAGATGGATGCCGCCGAACTCGAGAAGCATATGGTCTATCAGATCGGCGCCTTGCAGGCGATCGCGGCCAATGCCGGCCACCGCGTGACCCATGTCAGCTTCCATGCCGCGATGGGCAATATGGTCAATGCGGACCCCGGCATGGCTGATGTCGTCGCGCGCGCCATCGCGACCATCAACCGCGATTTCATCGTGTTCTCGCAGCCCGACGCCGAGATCGTGCGCGCCGCGCGCGAGGTCGGCTTGCGCGTCTTGACGTTGTTCCTGGCCGATCGGGCCTATGACGAGAACGCCCATCTGGTGTCACGCAAGCTTCCCAATTCCGTCATCACCTCGCAGGAAGCGGTAGCTGAGCGGGTCAAGCGGTTCCTGGACAGCGGAACGGTGAAGACCATCGAGGGCAAGTCGATCAAGATCGAGGCTCGCTCGATCCTGATCCACAGCGACACGCCTGGATCGGTCGATCTCGCCCGCACGGTTCGCCGTGTGATCGAACGGGGCGGCGGCGAAGTCACGCCTGCAACCGTACTGCTCAATTGA
- a CDS encoding biotin-dependent carboxyltransferase family protein encodes MIEILASPAFNTIQDLGRHGARGIGVSTSGAMDPVALAAGNALLGNEDGAAGIEIQTFPFRLRFQEDMTFALTGADHVSTLAGSSMRPWWCKRARAGDILAIGTPRRGARVYATFGGGLDVPWVLGSRSTHLRAGFGGLEGRSLQTGDVIPVGKPPQEAARRFDFGAAPPDVAIPGAGPRDDGVLRIRVMRAGEYDLFSEAMQARFWSTAWKVSARSDRGGYRLTGDKLTLDAPIEMRSHGVVAGVVQVPPAGEPIIQMSDANTAGGYPKMAAVIQADLWRLGQAAPGSFVAFRDVSYQEAVAAMAPVNDYLASLRAVADLYRQL; translated from the coding sequence ATGATCGAGATCCTCGCCAGCCCCGCCTTCAATACGATCCAGGATCTCGGCCGGCATGGTGCGCGCGGCATCGGTGTGAGCACGTCCGGCGCCATGGATCCCGTCGCACTCGCGGCCGGAAATGCGCTGCTCGGCAATGAGGACGGTGCGGCCGGCATCGAGATCCAGACATTCCCGTTCCGCCTGCGTTTCCAGGAGGACATGACATTTGCGCTCACGGGCGCCGATCACGTTTCGACGCTGGCCGGATCATCCATGCGCCCGTGGTGGTGCAAGCGGGCGAGGGCTGGCGACATTCTCGCGATCGGAACGCCGCGCCGCGGTGCGCGCGTCTACGCGACGTTCGGCGGCGGCCTCGACGTTCCGTGGGTGCTGGGTTCGCGCAGCACGCATCTGCGCGCCGGCTTCGGCGGGCTCGAGGGGCGAAGCTTGCAGACGGGCGACGTCATTCCGGTCGGCAAGCCACCGCAAGAGGCTGCCCGCCGTTTCGACTTCGGCGCCGCGCCGCCGGACGTCGCGATCCCAGGCGCCGGCCCGCGAGATGACGGCGTGCTGCGGATACGTGTCATGCGGGCCGGTGAATATGATCTGTTTTCAGAGGCGATGCAGGCGAGGTTCTGGTCCACTGCGTGGAAGGTCAGCGCCCGGAGCGACCGCGGCGGATACCGCCTCACTGGAGACAAGTTGACATTGGACGCACCGATCGAGATGCGCTCGCATGGCGTCGTGGCCGGCGTCGTGCAGGTGCCGCCGGCCGGCGAGCCGATCATCCAGATGAGCGACGCCAACACGGCCGGCGGCTATCCCAAGATGGCGGCCGTGATTCAGGCCGATCTCTGGCGCCTGGGCCAGGCGGCGCCAGGATCATTCGTCGCCTTCAGGGATGTGAGCTACCAGGAGGCAGTCGCGGCCATGGCCCCCGTCAATGACTATCTCGCCAGCTTGCGGGCTGTCGCGGATCTTTATCGACAGCTTTGA